One window of Drosophila busckii strain San Diego stock center, stock number 13000-0081.31 chromosome 3L, ASM1175060v1, whole genome shotgun sequence genomic DNA carries:
- the LOC108600705 gene encoding pancreatic lipase-related protein 3, whose amino-acid sequence MWNSKVMWSCLLLAALTIELTAAAAGPSFLLYTRRNWDEAQRVEPEVEYLMRSSFYAAEPIVLLLPQWQGNATAERELALIETLLQREACNVFAVQLEAATSEVQIVAAVRDLLLLLRQQFEVPLQRQQLIGYAEGAHLAAAAAAQVQQALHEQVARITALDPSQENVELQHKLSSQDAQFVEVIHTSNSSEQLGDADFYPNGGELQPGCTTAVCAQQRALELAIEMWSPGNEFIIANCGALQSMSASNCRWSTQRMGVTAKQGIYFLETHSSAPFGRGAYHIAFL is encoded by the exons ATGTGGAATAGTAAAGTAATGTggagctgcctgctgctggcggcgctaACAATAGAACTAACAG ctgctgctgctggtccaagctttttgctttatacgCGACGCAATTGGGATGAAGCGCAACGTGTTGAGCCTGAGGTGGAGTATTTGATGCGTAGTTCCTTCTATGCCGCCGAGCCCATAGT cttgttgctgccacaatggCAGGGCAATGCCACAGCTGAGCGCGAACTGGCTTTGATTgaaacgctgctgcagcgtgagGCTTGCAACGTGTTTGCTGTGCAACTTGAAGCTGCCACAAGTGAAGTGCAAATTGTAGCAGCTGTGcgcgatttgctgctgctgctgcgtcaacAGTTTGAGGTGCCGCTGCAGCGCCAACAGCTCATTGGCTATGCCGAGGGTGCGcatttggctgcagcagccgctgcgcAAGTGCAGCAAGCGCTGCATGAGCAAGTGGCACGCATTACTGCCTTAGATCCCAGCCAGGAAAACGTTGAGCTACAGCACAAACTCTCGAGCCAGGATGCGCAGTTTGTTGAGGTCATACACACCAGCAACAGCTCGGAGCAGCTTGGAGATGCAGACTTCTATCCCAATGGGGGCGAGCTGCAACCTGGTTGCACCACTGCTGTCTGCGCGCAGCAGCGTGCGCTGGAGCTTGCCATTGAAATGTGGTCGCCTGGCAATGAATTCATCATCGCCAATTGTGGCGCTTTGCAGTCCATGAGCGCCAGCAACTGTCGCTGGTCTACTCAGCGCATGGGCGTGACAGCTAAGCAAGGAATTTACTTCTTGGAAACACACAGCAGTGCGCCATTTGGCAGAGGCGCCTATCACATCGCCTTCTTGTAA